In one window of Hyalangium ruber DNA:
- a CDS encoding DUF692 family multinuclear iron-containing protein, with the protein MPPRVGLNLVTDDAFREAARPLFAEGLVTALEWDIDFEWGFAARELPDWAGRMLDLYGEQEALYGHGVWLSVLTAAWQPRQEAWLEHLARECHRRPYRHISEHFGFTAAGPFTRSAMLPLPYCGAAVDIGRDRLERLRAATGGPVGLEVLANTLSPADAADQGAFLDAVLEPGDGFLVLDVHNVWTQALNTGLPPEVLLESYPLERVRELHVSGGSWGRALRAGDFRPVRLDSHDGPLLPPVLALLRRALSLCSRCEVVIVERRGETFESEETRAEWQAHYRAVVELVTEASAAPVNPVRGVIAAPPPALLDMHELAQYQRELITALVEESDDRAILSRLRQGIAGTRLAPYLETFDRRMLELLAVLASQWAAFDPAQDTEYSRVSRPGRSRVLSGT; encoded by the coding sequence ATGCCGCCTCGCGTAGGGCTGAACCTCGTCACCGACGACGCCTTCCGCGAGGCGGCGCGACCGCTCTTCGCCGAGGGGCTGGTCACCGCGCTCGAGTGGGACATCGACTTCGAGTGGGGATTCGCAGCGCGGGAGCTGCCGGACTGGGCCGGGCGCATGCTCGATCTCTATGGCGAGCAAGAGGCGCTGTACGGCCACGGGGTGTGGCTGTCGGTGCTCACGGCTGCCTGGCAGCCCCGCCAGGAAGCATGGCTTGAGCACCTCGCCCGCGAGTGCCACCGGCGGCCCTACCGCCACATCTCCGAGCACTTTGGCTTCACCGCAGCGGGCCCGTTCACGCGCAGTGCGATGCTGCCACTGCCGTACTGTGGCGCCGCGGTGGACATCGGCCGTGACCGGCTCGAGCGGCTCCGTGCGGCCACGGGCGGACCGGTGGGGCTCGAGGTGCTGGCCAACACGCTTTCTCCTGCCGATGCAGCCGATCAGGGCGCGTTCCTCGATGCCGTGCTGGAACCTGGCGACGGCTTCCTGGTGCTCGATGTCCACAACGTGTGGACCCAGGCGCTCAACACGGGGCTGCCGCCGGAAGTCCTGCTCGAGAGCTATCCGCTGGAGCGGGTTCGCGAACTCCACGTCTCGGGCGGAAGCTGGGGCCGCGCGCTCCGAGCTGGGGACTTCCGGCCGGTCCGACTGGACAGCCATGATGGTCCCCTCCTGCCTCCGGTGCTGGCCCTGCTCCGCCGGGCCCTGAGCCTGTGCTCACGGTGCGAGGTCGTCATCGTCGAGCGTCGAGGCGAGACCTTCGAGTCCGAGGAGACCCGCGCCGAGTGGCAAGCCCACTACCGCGCCGTGGTCGAGCTGGTGACCGAGGCCAGCGCAGCGCCCGTAAACCCCGTGCGTGGCGTCATCGCCGCCCCTCCACCGGCCCTGCTCGACATGCACGAGCTTGCCCAGTACCAGCGAGAGCTGATCACCGCCCTCGTCGAGGAGTCCGATGACCGGGCAATCCTCTCTCGGCTGCGGCAGGGCATCGCGGGCACACGACTGGCGCCGTACCTGGAGACGTTTGATCGACGCATGCTCGAGCTGCTGGCCGTCCTGGCCTCGCAGTGGGCCGCCTTCGATCCGGCCCAGGACACGGAATACAGCCGGGTGAGTCGTCCCGGCCGCTCCCGCGTGCTCAGCGGTACTTGA
- a CDS encoding methyl-accepting chemotaxis protein, producing MSWFQNLKIASKLFCAFFVVLLITTALGLFAIDQLGALNRATEVVTTNAIGSIDHLSDMSTHLSNFRVAELQHITASSPQEMAEFESDMDLALKEIRRNRQDFEPLIVLEVERRSINEFDALFKDFLIEHDKLLPISRENKNDEAHVFIRGRSRQLFEGAAATLESLRDVNEKESFDAEVAARATYEEGRAWILSALGASVGVGFLLCLFLARLISRPLVEAVKVADRIAEGDLTMRIEATGQDETGRLLNAMREMIRRLAQVIGEVREGAGTLTGAAAQVSVSSQSLSQGTSEQASSVEETTASLEQMSATIDQTSQHSRQMEQMALKGAKEARESGEAVAQTVEAMGEIAEKITIIEEIAYQTNLLALNAAIEAARGGEHGKGFAVVATEVRKLAERSQTAAKEISGLAGRSVRVAQRSGELLMELVPSIQKTTQLVQEVVAASGEQASGVRQMSRAMVQVDQVTQRNASASEELASTAEELSAQAETLQHLVSFFRVGQGDGRTPRPVPPRTPGTQPPSGGGGGPQQALLSVTQALKNATQGSLSVARELAAEDREFKRF from the coding sequence ATGTCCTGGTTCCAGAACCTCAAGATCGCCTCGAAGCTCTTCTGTGCCTTTTTCGTCGTGCTGTTGATCACCACCGCGCTTGGCCTCTTCGCCATCGATCAGCTGGGGGCGCTCAACCGTGCGACGGAAGTGGTCACCACCAACGCGATCGGGAGCATCGACCACCTCTCGGACATGAGCACCCACCTCTCCAACTTCCGGGTGGCGGAGCTGCAGCACATCACCGCGTCCTCCCCTCAGGAGATGGCGGAGTTCGAGAGTGACATGGACCTGGCCCTGAAGGAGATCCGGCGAAACCGGCAGGACTTCGAGCCGCTCATCGTCCTGGAGGTCGAGCGCCGATCGATCAACGAGTTCGACGCCTTGTTCAAGGACTTCCTCATCGAGCACGACAAGCTGCTGCCGATCTCGCGAGAGAACAAGAACGACGAGGCCCATGTGTTCATCCGCGGGCGCTCCCGGCAGTTGTTCGAGGGCGCCGCCGCCACGCTGGAGTCGCTGAGGGATGTCAACGAGAAGGAGAGCTTCGACGCGGAGGTGGCCGCCCGCGCTACCTATGAGGAGGGCCGCGCGTGGATCCTCTCCGCGCTGGGAGCCAGCGTGGGGGTGGGCTTCCTGCTGTGCCTCTTCCTCGCGCGGCTCATCTCCCGGCCGCTGGTGGAGGCCGTGAAGGTGGCCGATCGCATCGCGGAAGGGGACCTCACCATGCGCATCGAAGCGACGGGCCAGGACGAGACGGGCCGGCTGCTGAACGCCATGCGCGAGATGATCCGGCGGCTGGCGCAGGTCATCGGAGAGGTGCGAGAGGGGGCCGGGACGCTGACAGGAGCCGCGGCGCAGGTGTCGGTCTCCTCGCAGAGCCTGTCTCAGGGCACCAGCGAGCAGGCCAGCAGCGTGGAGGAGACGACGGCGAGCCTGGAGCAGATGAGCGCCACGATCGACCAGACGAGTCAGCACAGCCGGCAGATGGAGCAGATGGCCCTCAAGGGCGCCAAGGAGGCGCGCGAGAGCGGCGAGGCGGTAGCGCAGACGGTGGAGGCGATGGGAGAGATCGCCGAGAAGATCACCATCATCGAGGAGATCGCCTACCAGACGAACCTGCTGGCGCTGAACGCGGCCATCGAGGCGGCGCGGGGCGGCGAGCACGGCAAGGGCTTCGCGGTGGTGGCCACGGAGGTGCGCAAGCTGGCCGAGCGCAGCCAGACGGCGGCCAAGGAGATCAGCGGGCTGGCCGGGCGCAGCGTGCGGGTGGCGCAGCGCTCCGGGGAGTTGCTGATGGAGCTGGTGCCGTCGATCCAGAAGACGACGCAGCTGGTGCAGGAGGTGGTGGCGGCCAGCGGGGAGCAGGCCTCGGGGGTGCGGCAGATGAGCCGGGCGATGGTGCAGGTGGATCAGGTGACGCAGCGAAACGCGTCGGCTTCCGAGGAGCTGGCCTCCACGGCCGAGGAGCTGTCGGCCCAGGCGGAGACGCTGCAGCACCTGGTGTCCTTCTTCCGCGTGGGCCAGGGAGACGGGAGGACGCCGCGGCCGGTGCCACCTCGAACTCCTGGGACGCAGCCCCCCAGTGGCGGTGGGGGGGGCCCGCAGCAGGCCTTGCTCTCCGTCACGCAGGCTTTGAAGAACGCCACCCAGGGCTCCCTGTCCGTGGCGCGCGAGCTGGCGGCCGAGGACCGTGAGTTCAAGCGCTTCTAG